In Duganella zoogloeoides, a single genomic region encodes these proteins:
- the rpoH gene encoding RNA polymerase sigma factor RpoH yields the protein MTMMSATTSLAAANNSALGLGFTGNLGNLDAYISAVNRLPMLTHADEVSLGKRLKESNDLAAAQQLVLSHLRLVVSIARGYLGYGLPHADLIQEGNIGLMKAVKRFDPDQNVRLVSYAMHWIKAEMHEYILKNWRLVKVATTKAQRKLFFNLRSHKTGLDAMSPAQVDSLAKMLDVKREEVIEMETRLSGRDIALESPTDDEDDKFAPIAYLSSEQSEPTRVLEAEQVTRLQSEGLEQALGKLDARSRRIVEARWLANDDGSGATLHTLAEEFGVSAERIRQIESAALKKMKGSLAAYV from the coding sequence ATGACTATGATGTCCGCAACGACCTCGTTGGCCGCTGCCAACAACAGTGCTTTGGGACTCGGGTTCACTGGCAACCTGGGGAACCTGGACGCCTATATTTCGGCTGTCAACCGCCTGCCGATGTTGACGCACGCCGATGAGGTATCGCTGGGTAAACGCCTCAAGGAAAGCAACGATCTGGCCGCTGCGCAGCAACTGGTGCTGTCGCACCTGCGCCTGGTGGTATCGATCGCCCGTGGCTACCTCGGTTACGGTTTGCCGCATGCCGATCTGATCCAGGAAGGTAATATCGGCCTGATGAAGGCGGTCAAGCGTTTCGACCCCGACCAGAACGTGCGCCTGGTGTCGTACGCCATGCACTGGATCAAGGCCGAGATGCATGAGTACATCCTGAAAAACTGGCGCCTGGTCAAGGTGGCCACCACCAAGGCCCAGCGCAAGCTGTTCTTCAACCTGCGCAGCCACAAGACCGGCCTCGATGCAATGAGCCCGGCGCAAGTGGATAGCCTGGCGAAGATGCTCGACGTCAAGCGTGAAGAAGTAATCGAGATGGAAACCCGTCTCAGCGGTCGCGACATCGCGCTGGAGTCGCCAACCGACGACGAAGACGACAAGTTCGCGCCGATCGCCTATCTGTCGTCCGAGCAATCGGAACCGACCCGGGTGCTGGAAGCGGAGCAAGTCACGCGCCTGCAATCGGAAGGCCTGGAGCAGGCGCTGGGCAAGCTCGACGCCCGCTCGCGTCGCATCGTCGAAGCGCGCTGGCTGGCCAACGACGACGGCTCGGGCGCCACGCTGCACACGCTGGCGGAAGAGTTCGGCGTATCGGCCGAGCGCATCCGCCAGATCGAGTCGGCAGCGTTGAAGAAAATGAAGGGTTCGCTGGCGGCTTACGTTTAA
- a CDS encoding helix-turn-helix domain-containing protein, protein MAQVNAESLFKSFKKLPAQERARFFFLLAEPGIDADSYSYEQVFGHLADARFTAAEAAEYLEVSLPTFRRYVRQQSIRAVGQVGRSQLFSTRELKAFKRSLQQIRNR, encoded by the coding sequence ATGGCGCAAGTTAACGCGGAAAGCTTATTTAAAAGTTTCAAGAAGTTGCCAGCCCAAGAGAGGGCGAGGTTTTTTTTCCTGCTGGCCGAGCCGGGAATTGATGCAGATAGCTACTCATACGAGCAGGTGTTTGGCCACTTGGCCGATGCGCGCTTCACTGCGGCCGAGGCGGCCGAGTACCTGGAAGTGTCGCTCCCAACCTTCCGCCGTTATGTGAGGCAGCAGAGTATTCGAGCCGTGGGCCAGGTTGGGCGCAGCCAGTTGTTTTCTACTAGAGAACTGAAAGCTTTCAAACGGTCGTTACAGCAGATCCGGAATCGCTGA
- a CDS encoding type II toxin-antitoxin system RelE/ParE family toxin has protein sequence MRVVKFTFQRQQYLVAYRPPSAAEMSLVGAARESLSIDFYQLGTHENFYANLKKYLKSRGT, from the coding sequence ATGCGCGTGGTCAAATTTACTTTTCAACGCCAGCAATACCTGGTGGCTTACCGGCCTCCTTCTGCGGCCGAGATGTCGTTGGTCGGGGCGGCGAGGGAATCATTATCGATAGACTTTTATCAGTTGGGTACGCACGAGAATTTCTATGCGAACCTCAAAAAGTATTTGAAATCGCGAGGAACGTGA
- the ggt gene encoding gamma-glutamyltransferase, which yields MTPFPRPASHLLIPTIILTLALPPAWAKTPVATGTGGAVATISEPASKAAIAILNQGGNAIDAAVAAAATLGVTDPFSCGIGGGGFMVIYLAKDKRVITIDHRETAPASFTPTVFLDQGKPIDFETVVASGMSVGVPGTVRGWDEALTRYGSMSLKQVLAPAVKVATDGFTVNDNFTRLLGINLDKFGKFPATAAIYLKNGKPPVAGSVLRNPDLARAYRELGAGGVKAFYTGKMGRAVVDAVNRPTVAAGMSVRPGNMSMADLANYEARLRLPVHSTYRGYDIYGMPLPGSGGIAIAEALNILEGYDLKALPREQAEHLYLEASRLAFADRNAYLADPEFVEAPVAGLLSKDYAARRREAIDPARATLHAPAGDPYPFQNDTSVPLRPASAKLLAEGAHTTHLTVADKDGNIVSYTYTIESWGGSGMVVPGYGFLLNNELTDFDFTGPAPNVPEAGKRPRSSMSPTLAFKDGKPAFSIGSPGGATIITTVLQTIVNYIDLGLTMPQAVDAPRLSERNGMATDIEPGYAALPAARALAQRGQRWSTEPEEIGAANALVFNPDGTVTAVSEGWRHGVGSAMVQKSAH from the coding sequence ATGACACCATTCCCCCGCCCCGCCAGCCATCTGCTGATTCCCACCATCATACTCACCCTGGCGCTGCCCCCAGCCTGGGCCAAGACGCCGGTGGCAACCGGCACCGGCGGGGCAGTGGCCACGATCAGCGAGCCGGCATCGAAAGCGGCGATTGCCATTCTCAACCAAGGCGGCAACGCTATCGATGCGGCAGTGGCGGCCGCCGCCACACTGGGCGTGACCGATCCGTTCAGTTGCGGCATCGGCGGCGGCGGCTTCATGGTGATCTACCTGGCCAAAGACAAGCGCGTGATCACCATCGACCACCGCGAAACGGCGCCCGCCAGTTTCACGCCCACCGTATTCCTCGACCAGGGCAAGCCGATCGATTTCGAGACCGTGGTGGCCAGCGGCATGTCGGTCGGTGTGCCCGGCACCGTGCGCGGCTGGGATGAAGCGCTCACCCGCTATGGCTCGATGTCGCTCAAACAGGTGCTCGCACCTGCCGTCAAGGTGGCCACCGATGGCTTTACCGTCAACGACAACTTCACCCGGCTGCTCGGCATCAATCTCGACAAGTTCGGCAAATTCCCGGCCACCGCCGCCATCTATCTCAAGAACGGCAAGCCGCCGGTGGCGGGCAGCGTGCTGCGCAACCCGGACCTGGCGCGCGCTTACCGCGAACTGGGCGCCGGCGGCGTCAAGGCTTTTTATACCGGCAAGATGGGCCGTGCCGTGGTCGATGCCGTCAACCGTCCCACGGTGGCAGCGGGCATGAGCGTCCGTCCCGGTAACATGAGCATGGCCGACCTGGCCAATTACGAAGCACGCCTGCGCCTGCCGGTGCACAGCACCTATCGTGGCTACGACATCTATGGCATGCCGCTGCCCGGCTCGGGCGGCATTGCGATTGCCGAAGCGCTCAACATCCTCGAAGGCTACGACCTGAAAGCCCTGCCGCGCGAGCAGGCCGAGCACCTGTACCTGGAAGCGAGCCGCTTGGCCTTTGCCGACCGCAACGCCTACCTGGCCGACCCGGAATTCGTCGAGGCACCGGTAGCCGGCCTGCTGAGCAAGGACTACGCCGCGCGCCGCCGCGAAGCGATCGATCCGGCCCGCGCCACGCTGCACGCGCCGGCCGGCGATCCGTATCCGTTCCAGAACGACACCAGCGTGCCGCTGCGCCCCGCCAGCGCCAAGCTGCTGGCCGAGGGCGCCCACACCACGCACCTGACGGTCGCCGACAAGGACGGCAATATCGTCTCGTACACCTATACCATCGAGTCGTGGGGCGGCAGCGGCATGGTGGTGCCGGGTTACGGCTTCCTGCTCAATAACGAGTTGACCGATTTCGACTTTACCGGTCCGGCGCCGAATGTGCCGGAAGCGGGCAAGCGTCCGCGCAGCAGCATGTCGCCCACGCTGGCCTTCAAGGACGGCAAGCCGGCATTTTCGATCGGCAGCCCGGGCGGCGCCACCATCATCACCACCGTGCTGCAAACCATCGTCAATTACATCGACCTGGGCCTGACCATGCCGCAGGCGGTCGATGCGCCGCGCCTGTCCGAACGCAATGGCATGGCCACCGATATCGAGCCGGGGTACGCCGCGCTGCCGGCGGCGCGGGCGCTGGCCCAACGCGGCCAGCGTTGGAGCACGGAGCCCGAGGAAATCGGCGCCGCCAACGCGCTGGTGTTCAACCCAGACGGCACGGTAACGGCGGTGAGCGAAGGCTGGCGCCACGGCGTGGGCAGCGCCATGGTGCAAAAGTCGGCGCATTGA
- a CDS encoding ABC transporter ATP-binding protein, protein MIEFQGLSKTYGAFDAVKPLHLTVPRGELFGFLGPNGAGKTTTIRMMMGILVPSAGRVLIDGFDCHAQPAEVKRRVGYLPDTPVFYDYLRGREILAFVAEMHGYPRAEAAARSARLLADFGLAEAGEDYAVNYSLGMKKRLGLACALIHDPVVLILDEPINGLDPRASRDVQELLLAAAARGVTIFVSTHLLDMAEKLCDRVGIIHRGQLVATGTLDDIRAEAASSGSLEDVFLKITDDAAAGHA, encoded by the coding sequence ATGATCGAATTCCAGGGTTTATCCAAGACCTACGGCGCCTTTGACGCCGTCAAGCCGTTGCACCTGACCGTGCCGCGCGGGGAGCTGTTCGGCTTCCTCGGCCCCAACGGTGCCGGCAAGACCACCACCATCCGCATGATGATGGGCATCCTGGTGCCCAGCGCCGGGCGGGTGCTGATCGACGGCTTCGATTGCCACGCACAGCCGGCCGAGGTCAAGCGCCGGGTGGGCTACCTGCCCGACACGCCGGTGTTTTACGACTACCTGCGCGGGCGCGAGATCCTGGCTTTTGTGGCCGAGATGCACGGCTATCCGCGCGCGGAGGCGGCAGCGCGCAGCGCGCGCCTGCTGGCCGACTTCGGCCTGGCAGAAGCGGGCGAAGACTACGCGGTCAACTACTCGCTGGGCATGAAGAAGCGACTGGGCCTGGCCTGCGCGCTGATCCATGACCCGGTGGTGCTGATCCTCGACGAACCGATCAACGGCCTCGATCCGCGCGCCTCGCGCGATGTGCAGGAACTGCTGCTGGCTGCCGCCGCGCGCGGCGTAACCATTTTTGTCTCCACCCATTTGCTCGACATGGCCGAAAAGCTGTGCGACCGCGTGGGCATCATCCACCGGGGCCAGCTGGTTGCCACCGGCACGCTTGACGATATTCGCGCCGAAGCGGCGAGCAGCGGTTCGCTCGAGGATGTGTTCCTCAAGATTACCGACGACGCGGCTGCCGGCCATGCGTGA
- a CDS encoding type II CAAX endopeptidase family protein — MRDQHAVHAPPSPARAIWLMTRMRLRRQLNQVGSVFARKKKPPKAGAPVTRVANGGKRNGMWIVSAVVAVLMLFVCLNMSRMAVLNMQCRLVDGGACAQAGADRRGYFNFEAAAAELHAAPFDPSLLGGLAMVLTALFAIAVLLPLAGKELAKPDWDLEWLVTLPVERSTLLWGRLVERSASNLSGIFALFPPYAMIAWYSGYQWTAVPIAVLATALLLPLAALLHTLADTGVRLWLAAAQLRNLQALLSLLNAPMLYLVFALSMPAASSFVMDLARGFPAWGLWLPPGVLLQAIQAQSLQQLTMLAALLAAQLVVLLWLGVALMRRQLRHGVVGSGVRESGRKAAASTQPEKPGLHLPLSPVMRRELRLLARDRNFLVQTLVLPLIVVGSQLVFNGKLDTLSQFGTMPTVAAAIAFGIGVYVLMLSAFQTLNNEGNALWLLYTVPHSVESVLKQKARLWGALALVYPLMVAVLTLATAPTPTWQMLVLLLIVLAGIPIYSTIAVALGVFACDPTAIEVHKRIRPTYSYLFLLLAGFYTWSIYTSVWSQKLVIMVLSAALALALWQKARDALPYLLDPGASPPARVSASDGLIAATGFFIVQAIVALLLMQGKPQATLPALTIAFGVAGLLVYVLMRLVYWRAKTTEVPAILRGAGWWSSIKIAVLPCVLACAVALAYLAALKAWHVPLPAGDTLVDAVAYSGLWMMALTVVAAPLCEEFIFRGLIYGGLRRSIPAWQALAASAAIFAVVHPPLAMLPVFVLGCCAAWAYERSRTLLAPMLVHAVYNAVVLAASP; from the coding sequence ATGCGTGACCAGCACGCGGTGCATGCGCCGCCGTCACCGGCGCGCGCGATATGGCTGATGACCAGGATGCGGCTGCGGCGCCAGCTCAACCAGGTCGGCAGCGTGTTCGCCCGCAAGAAGAAACCTCCGAAGGCCGGCGCCCCCGTCACCCGCGTCGCCAACGGCGGCAAGCGCAACGGCATGTGGATCGTCTCGGCCGTCGTGGCGGTGCTGATGCTGTTCGTGTGCCTGAACATGTCGCGCATGGCGGTGCTCAATATGCAGTGCCGGCTGGTGGACGGCGGCGCCTGCGCCCAGGCTGGCGCAGACCGGCGCGGCTACTTCAACTTCGAGGCGGCAGCGGCCGAACTGCACGCGGCGCCATTCGATCCGTCATTGCTGGGCGGCCTGGCGATGGTGCTCACTGCGCTGTTTGCCATCGCGGTGCTGCTGCCGCTGGCCGGCAAGGAACTGGCCAAGCCGGACTGGGACCTGGAATGGCTGGTGACGCTGCCGGTCGAGCGTTCCACCCTGCTGTGGGGGCGGCTGGTGGAACGCAGCGCCAGCAACCTGTCCGGCATCTTCGCGCTGTTTCCGCCGTACGCGATGATCGCCTGGTACTCCGGCTACCAGTGGACCGCCGTGCCGATCGCAGTGCTGGCCACCGCGCTGCTGCTGCCGCTGGCAGCGCTGCTGCACACGCTGGCCGACACCGGCGTGCGCCTGTGGCTGGCGGCAGCGCAGTTGCGCAACCTGCAGGCGCTGCTCTCGCTGCTGAACGCGCCCATGCTGTACCTGGTGTTCGCGCTGTCGATGCCCGCCGCCAGCAGCTTCGTGATGGATCTGGCGCGCGGCTTTCCGGCCTGGGGCTTGTGGCTGCCGCCCGGCGTGCTGCTGCAGGCAATTCAAGCCCAAAGCCTGCAACAATTGACCATGCTGGCAGCGCTGCTGGCGGCGCAACTGGTCGTGCTGCTGTGGCTGGGAGTGGCGCTGATGCGCCGGCAACTGCGCCATGGCGTGGTCGGCTCGGGCGTGCGCGAGAGCGGTCGCAAAGCCGCCGCATCCACGCAGCCGGAGAAGCCGGGCCTGCACCTGCCGCTGTCGCCGGTGATGCGGCGCGAACTGCGCCTGCTGGCGCGCGACCGCAACTTCCTGGTGCAAACCCTGGTGCTGCCGCTGATCGTGGTGGGCAGCCAGCTGGTGTTCAACGGCAAACTGGACACCCTCTCCCAGTTCGGCACCATGCCGACCGTGGCGGCGGCGATTGCATTCGGCATCGGCGTATATGTGCTGATGCTGTCGGCCTTCCAGACCCTCAACAACGAAGGCAACGCCCTGTGGCTGCTGTACACGGTGCCCCATTCGGTGGAAAGCGTGTTGAAGCAAAAGGCGCGGCTGTGGGGTGCGCTGGCCTTGGTCTATCCGCTGATGGTGGCTGTGCTCACCCTCGCCACCGCGCCAACGCCAACCTGGCAGATGCTGGTGCTGCTCTTGATCGTGCTGGCCGGCATTCCGATCTATTCCACCATCGCCGTGGCGCTGGGCGTGTTCGCGTGCGACCCCACGGCCATCGAAGTGCACAAGCGCATCCGCCCCACCTACAGCTACCTGTTCCTGCTGCTGGCCGGCTTTTACACGTGGTCGATCTACACCAGCGTATGGTCGCAGAAATTGGTGATCATGGTGCTGAGCGCAGCGCTGGCGCTGGCCCTGTGGCAGAAGGCGCGCGACGCCCTGCCCTACCTGCTCGACCCGGGCGCGTCGCCGCCGGCGCGGGTATCGGCCTCCGACGGCCTGATCGCCGCCACCGGCTTTTTCATCGTGCAGGCCATCGTTGCGCTGCTGCTAATGCAAGGCAAACCGCAGGCCACGCTACCAGCATTGACGATAGCCTTCGGCGTTGCCGGCCTGCTGGTGTATGTGCTGATGCGTTTGGTTTACTGGCGCGCGAAAACTACCGAAGTACCGGCGATACTGCGCGGCGCAGGCTGGTGGTCGTCGATAAAAATCGCGGTGCTGCCGTGTGTATTGGCCTGCGCGGTGGCGCTGGCGTACCTGGCCGCGCTCAAGGCGTGGCACGTGCCGCTGCCGGCCGGCGATACTCTCGTCGATGCGGTGGCCTATTCGGGGCTGTGGATGATGGCGTTGACGGTGGTGGCGGCCCCGCTGTGCGAAGAATTCATCTTCCGGGGTCTGATCTACGGCGGCTTGCGCCGATCGATACCGGCCTGGCAGGCGCTCGCCGCGAGCGCGGCGATCTTCGCGGTGGTGCATCCGCCGCTGGCGATGCTGCCGGTGTTCGTGCTGGGCTGCTGCGCGGCGTGGGCCTATGAACGCAGCAGGACGCTGCTCGCGCCCATGCTGGTCCATGCGGTGTACAACGCGGTGGTGCTGGCTGCTAGTCCTTGA
- a CDS encoding NAD-dependent epimerase/dehydratase family protein encodes MTKPFKRLLLTGAAGGLGKVLRDRIKPWADVVVLSDIADLGEAREGEEIIQCDLSDKAAVMQLLEGVEAVLHFGGISTENTFENIVQANIIGTANLYEAAHKHGTRRIIFASSNHTVGFYRNTDYIDATAPTRPDSFYGVSKCFGEQLASYYYDRTGLETVCLRIGSSFPEPADRRMMVTWLSYDDLVEALRSSLFATRVGFTILFGTSDNDVAWWDNSKASHIGYRPKDSSKQFDGKFPDSGVYPDPNSSVTYHGGAFALAPMRFKD; translated from the coding sequence ATGACTAAGCCATTCAAACGTTTGCTGCTGACCGGCGCTGCCGGCGGCCTGGGTAAGGTTCTGCGTGATCGCATCAAACCCTGGGCCGATGTAGTGGTGCTGTCCGACATCGCCGACCTGGGCGAAGCCCGGGAGGGCGAGGAAATCATCCAATGCGACCTGTCGGACAAGGCTGCGGTAATGCAGCTGCTCGAAGGCGTGGAAGCGGTGCTGCACTTCGGCGGCATCTCCACCGAGAACACGTTTGAAAACATCGTCCAGGCCAACATCATCGGCACCGCCAACCTGTACGAGGCGGCGCACAAGCACGGTACCCGCCGCATCATCTTCGCCAGCTCGAATCACACGGTGGGCTTCTACCGCAACACCGATTACATCGACGCCACCGCGCCCACCCGCCCGGACAGCTTCTATGGCGTGTCGAAATGCTTCGGCGAGCAGCTGGCCAGCTACTACTACGACCGCACCGGCCTGGAAACCGTCTGCCTGCGCATCGGCTCCTCGTTCCCGGAACCGGCCGACCGCCGCATGATGGTCACGTGGCTCAGCTACGACGACCTGGTGGAAGCGCTGCGCAGCTCCCTGTTCGCCACCCGCGTGGGCTTTACCATCCTGTTCGGCACGTCCGACAACGACGTGGCATGGTGGGACAACAGCAAGGCCTCGCACATCGGCTACCGCCCCAAGGACAGCTCGAAGCAGTTCGACGGCAAGTTCCCCGACAGCGGCGTGTACCCGGACCCGAACAGCTCCGTCACCTACCACGGCGGCGCCTTTGCGCTGGCGCCGATGCGTTTCAAGGACTAG